The Thermobifida halotolerans sequence GCACCCGAGCCCACCAAGGTCGACTCCCTGGGGGTGGGCGAGGTCGGCTACCTCATCACGGGCGTCAAGGACGTGCGCCAGTCCAAGGTCGGCGACACCGTCACCTCCGCCGCCTCTCCCGCGAAGGAGGGGCTGCCCGGCTACCGCGACCCCAAGCCGATGGTGTTCTCCGGGCTGTACCCGATCGAGGGCACCGACTATCCGGTGCTGCGCGACGCTCTGGAGAAGTTGCAGCTCAACGACGCGGCTCTGGTGTTCGAGCCGGAGACCTCCGCCGCGCTGGGCTTCGGGTTCCGCTGCGGGTTCCTGGGGCTGCTGCACCTGGAGATCACCCGGGACCGGCTGGAGCGCGAGTTCGACCTGGCGCTCATCTCCACCGCGCCCAACGTGGTCTACCAGGTGTTCATGGAGGACGGCACCGAGCACACGGTGACCAACCCCAGCGAGTTCCCCGAGGGCAAGATCGCCGAGGTCCGCGAGCCCGTGGTCCGGGCCACCCTGCTGGCCCCCTCCGACTTCGTCGGCCCCATCATGGAGCTGTGCCAGGGGCGGCGCGGCACCCTGAACGGGATGGACTACCTGTCCGAGGACCGCGTGGAGATGCGCTACACCCTGCCGCTCGCCGAGATCGTCTTCGACTTCTTCGACCAGTTGAAGTCCCGCACCAAGGGCTACGCCTCGCTCGACTACGAGCCCTCCGGCGACCAGGCCGCCAACCTGGTCAAGGTCGACATCCTGCTGCAGGGGCAGACGGTCGACGCGTTCTCGGCGATCGTGCACCGCGACAACGCCTACTCCTACGGTCTGGAGATGACCAGGAAACTGCGGGAGCTCATCCCCCGGCAGCAGTTCGAGGTGCCCATCCAGGCCGCCATCGGCTCCCGGGTGATCGCCCGCGAGAACATCCGCGCCATCCGCAAGGACGTGCTCTCCAAGTGCTACGGCGGCGACATCAGCCGCAAGCGCAAGCTGCTGGAGAAGCAGAAGGAGGGCAAGAAGCGCATGAAGATGGTCGGCCGGGTCGAGGTGCCTCAGGAGGCGTTCATCTCCGCGCTGTCCACCGACTCCGGCGGTGAGGGCAGGGAGGCCAGGAAGAAGTGACGCGCTCCCCGGCCCGCACACCGGGGAGCGCGTCGGTGAGGGTCCGGTGCGGGACGGGAGGGGCCGCCGCACCGGACCGCGGCTTCAGCCCTTGACCGCGCCGGAGGTCAGCCCCTCCACGATGTAGCGCTGCAGGAACCAGAACACCGCCATGGTCGGCAGCGCGATGAGCAGGGTGCCCACCGCGAAGAGTCCGAAGTTGGCGTTGCGTTCGTCGGCGACCAGGCCGTACAGGCC is a genomic window containing:
- the lepA gene encoding translation elongation factor 4, translating into MPQPTRTDPALIRNFCIIAHIDHGKSTLADRMLQLTGVVEERQMRAQYLDRMDIERERGITIKSQAVRLPFTALDDVTYVLNLIDTPGHVDFSYEVSRSLAACEGAVLLVDAAQGIEAQTLANLYLAMENDLAIIPVLNKIDLPAAQPDKYAEELAGIIGCEPSDVLRVSAKTGAGVEELLNEIVAKVPPPVGDADAPARAMIFDSVYDTYRGVVTYVRVVDGRLGARERIQMMSTGATHEALEIGVSAPEPTKVDSLGVGEVGYLITGVKDVRQSKVGDTVTSAASPAKEGLPGYRDPKPMVFSGLYPIEGTDYPVLRDALEKLQLNDAALVFEPETSAALGFGFRCGFLGLLHLEITRDRLEREFDLALISTAPNVVYQVFMEDGTEHTVTNPSEFPEGKIAEVREPVVRATLLAPSDFVGPIMELCQGRRGTLNGMDYLSEDRVEMRYTLPLAEIVFDFFDQLKSRTKGYASLDYEPSGDQAANLVKVDILLQGQTVDAFSAIVHRDNAYSYGLEMTRKLRELIPRQQFEVPIQAAIGSRVIARENIRAIRKDVLSKCYGGDISRKRKLLEKQKEGKKRMKMVGRVEVPQEAFISALSTDSGGEGREARKK